A portion of the Heliangelus exortis chromosome 28, bHelExo1.hap1, whole genome shotgun sequence genome contains these proteins:
- the EPS15L1 gene encoding epidermal growth factor receptor substrate 15-like 1 isoform X5 — translation MAALIPLTQQFSTGHPLYETYYKQVDPTYTGRIGASEAALFLKKSGLSDIILGKIWDLADPEGKGYLDKQGFYVALRLVACAQNGHDVNLSSLNLTVPPPKFHDSSSPLLITPPSTEAHWAVRVEEKAKFDGIFESLLPVNGLLSGDKVKPVLMNSKLPLDILGRVWDLSDIDKDGHLDKDEFAVAMHLVYRALEKEPVPSLLPPSLIPPSKRKKTPVFPGAVPVLPASPPPKDSLRSTPSHGSVNSLNSTGSLSPKHSIKQAQPAVNWVVPVSEKVRYDEIFLKTDTDMDGFVSGQEVKDIFMHSGLSQNLLAHIWALADTRQMGKLSKDQFALAMYLIQQKVSKGIDPPQVLSPDMIPPTERNTPIQTLSGYLTPVGTEISALTEMRRDSSSSVGSGEFTGVKELDDISQEIAQLQREKYLLEQDIREKEESIRQKTNEVQELQNDLDREASNLQELEAQKQDAQDRLDEMDQQKAKLKDMLSDVRQKCQEETQVISSLKMQIQSQESDLKSQEDDLNRAKAELNRLQQEETQLEQSIQAGKVQLETIIKSLKSTQEEINQARSKLSQLQDSHQEVSKSIEEYSEALNGIHGGSLTNLADISEGIGHPERSNYGAMDDPFKNKALMFTNNTQELHTDPFQSEDPFKSDPFKGADPFKGSDPFQHDPFAEQPPAPADPFGGDPFKESDPFRSSAPEDFFKKPVKSDPFTSDPFTKPPALPSKPDPFESSDPFTSSGVSSKGPDPFGTLDPFGSGAFSSGEGFADFSQMSKSVASDPFASSFGGVGFSDDPFKSKSDTPALPPKKNVPPRPKPPSVWK, via the exons ATGGCGGCGCTCATCCCCCTCACCCAGCAG ttttcaactGGCCACCCGTTATATGAAACTTACTACAAACAGGTAG ATCCAACATACACAGGGAGAATTGGGGCAAGTGAAGCTGcactgtttcttaaaaaatccGGCCTTTCTGATATTATCCTTGGAAAA ATATGGGATTTGGCTGACCCAGAGGGTAAAGGATACTTGGATAAACAG GGTTTTTATGTCGCGTTGCGTCTTGTGGCCTGTGCACAGAATGGCCACGATGTGAACCTGAGCAGTCTGAACCTGACTGTGCCACCTCCTAAATTT CATGACTCTAGCAGTCCTTTGCTGATCACACCACCTTCAACAGAGGCTCACTGGGCTGTTAGG gtggaagaaaaagcaaagtttgaTGGTATTTTTGAAAGCCTTTTGCCAGTAAATGGTTTACTTTCAGGAGACAAAGTAAAACCAGTACTGATGAATTCAAAGCTACCTCTTGATATCCTAGGAAGG GTCTGGGATCTCAGTGATATTGATAAAGATGGTCACCTGGACAAGGATGAATTTGCTGTG GCAATGCATTTGGTTTATAGAGCTCTTGAGAAAGAGCCAGTTCCTTCACTATTGCCCCCTTCTCTCATACCACCTtctaaaagaaagaagacacCTGTTTTTCCTGGTGCAGTTCCTGTTCTCCCTGCAAGTCCTCCACCAAAAGACAGCCTCCGTTCCACCCCTTCTCATGGTAGTGTCAACAGCCTCAACAGCACAGGGAGTTTGTCTCCCAAGCACAGCATCAAACAAGCACAG cCAGCTGTGAACTGGGTAGTACCAGTGTCAGAAAAAGTGAGATACGatgaaattttcttaaaaacagaCACAGACATGGATGGTTTTGTGAGTGGCCAAGAagtaaaagacatttttatgcATTCAGGTCTGTCTCAGAATCTCCTAGCACATATATG GGCTTTGGCAGATACAAGACAGATGGGAAAGCTCAGCAAAGACCAGTTTGCACTAGCAATGTATCTCATTCAGCAGAAGGTCAGTAAAGGGATTGATCCTCCACAAGTGTTGTCCCCAGATATGATCCCTCCCACGGAGAGGAACACTCCCATCCAG ACTCTGTCAGGTTACTTGACCCCTGTAGGAACTGAGATCTCAGCACTGACAGAAATGCGCCGT GACAGTTCAAGTTCTGTTGGCTCAGGAGAATTTACAGGGGTGAAGGAACTGGATGATATTAGCCAAGAAATTGCACAGCTGCAGAG agaaaaatacttGCTAGAGCAGGACAttagggaaaaagaagaatcaaTCAGGCAGAAAACCAATGAAGTTCAG GAACTTCAGAATGATTTAGATAGGGAAGCAAGCAACTTGCAAGAGCTGGAGGCTCAAAAACAAGATGCCCAAGACCGCCTGGATGAAATGGACCAGCAGAAAGCCAAACTCAAAGATATGCTGAGTGATGTAAGGCAGAAATGCCAGGAAGAAACCCAGGTG ATTTCATCACTAAAAATGCAGATTCAGTCTCAGGAATCAGATTTAAAATCCCAGGAAGATGACCTTAATAGAGCAAAAGCTGAGCTGAATCGTCTCCAGCAGGAAGAGACTCAGCTTGAGCAGAGCATCCAGGCTGGAAAAGTACAGCTTGAAACAATAATCAAATCTCTCAAATCaacacaggaagaaataaaCCAG GCAAGAAGCAAACTTTCTCAGCTTCAAGACAGCCATCAAGAAGTCAGTAAGAGTATAGAAGAATATAGTGAAGCTCTCAATGGGATTCATGGTGGCAGCCTGACAAATTTAGCAGATATAAGTGAAGGCATTGGGCACCCAGAACGAAGCAATTATGGAGCTATG GACGATCCATTTAAGAATAAAGCCTTGATGTTTACCAATAATACACAAGAATTGCACACAGACCCATTCCAGTCAGAAGATCCTTTCAAATCTGACCCATTTAAGGGAGCAGACCCTTTCAAAGGCA GTGATCCCTTCCAGCATGATCCTTTTGCAGAACAaccacctgctccagcag ATCCATTTGGAGGTGACCCATTTAAGGAAAGTGACCCATTTCGTAGCTCTGCCCCTGAAGATTTCTTCAAGAAACCAGTGAAAAGTGACCCCTTTACCTCAGACCCATTCACAAAACCTCCTGCTTTACCCTCAAAG CCTGACCCTTTTGAAAGCAGTGACCCTTTTACATCTTCTGGTGTCTCTTCAAAAGGTCcag ATCCATTTGGAACACTGGACCCATTTGGAAGTGGTGCTTTCAGCAGTGGTGAGGGCTTTGCAGACTTCAGTCAGATGTCAAAG TCAGTAGCTTCAGACCCCTTTGCCTCCTCTTTTGGAGGGGTGGGATTCTCAGATGACCCTTTCAAAAGCAAATCAGACACACCAGCATTACCACCGAAGAAAAATGTCCCTCCACGACCCAAGCCACCCAGTG
- the EPS15L1 gene encoding epidermal growth factor receptor substrate 15-like 1 isoform X4, giving the protein MAALIPLTQQFSTGHPLYETYYKQVDPTYTGRIGASEAALFLKKSGLSDIILGKIWDLADPEGKGYLDKQGFYVALRLVACAQNGHDVNLSSLNLTVPPPKFHDSSSPLLITPPSTEAHWAVRVEEKAKFDGIFESLLPVNGLLSGDKVKPVLMNSKLPLDILGRVWDLSDIDKDGHLDKDEFAVAMHLVYRALEKEPVPSLLPPSLIPPSKRKKTPVFPGAVPVLPASPPPKDSLRSTPSHGSVNSLNSTGSLSPKHSIKQAQPAVNWVVPVSEKVRYDEIFLKTDTDMDGFVSGQEVKDIFMHSGLSQNLLAHIWALADTRQMGKLSKDQFALAMYLIQQKVSKGIDPPQVLSPDMIPPTERNTPIQTLSGYLTPVGTEISALTEMRRDSSSSVGSGEFTGVKELDDISQEIAQLQREKYLLEQDIREKEESIRQKTNEVQELQNDLDREASNLQELEAQKQDAQDRLDEMDQQKAKLKDMLSDVRQKCQEETQVISSLKMQIQSQESDLKSQEDDLNRAKAELNRLQQEETQLEQSIQAGKVQLETIIKSLKSTQEEINQARSKLSQLQDSHQEVSKSIEEYSEALNGIHGGSLTNLADISEGIGHPERSNYGAMDDPFKNKALMFTNNTQELHTDPFQSEDPFKSDPFKGADPFKGSDPFQHDPFAEQPPAPADPFGGDPFKESDPFRSSAPEDFFKKPVKSDPFTSDPFTKPPALPSKPDPFESSDPFTSSGVSSKGPDPFGTLDPFGSGAFSSGEGFADFSQMSKSVASDPFASSFGGVGFSDDPFKSKSDTPALPPKKNVPPRPKPPSVCGPQFE; this is encoded by the exons ATGGCGGCGCTCATCCCCCTCACCCAGCAG ttttcaactGGCCACCCGTTATATGAAACTTACTACAAACAGGTAG ATCCAACATACACAGGGAGAATTGGGGCAAGTGAAGCTGcactgtttcttaaaaaatccGGCCTTTCTGATATTATCCTTGGAAAA ATATGGGATTTGGCTGACCCAGAGGGTAAAGGATACTTGGATAAACAG GGTTTTTATGTCGCGTTGCGTCTTGTGGCCTGTGCACAGAATGGCCACGATGTGAACCTGAGCAGTCTGAACCTGACTGTGCCACCTCCTAAATTT CATGACTCTAGCAGTCCTTTGCTGATCACACCACCTTCAACAGAGGCTCACTGGGCTGTTAGG gtggaagaaaaagcaaagtttgaTGGTATTTTTGAAAGCCTTTTGCCAGTAAATGGTTTACTTTCAGGAGACAAAGTAAAACCAGTACTGATGAATTCAAAGCTACCTCTTGATATCCTAGGAAGG GTCTGGGATCTCAGTGATATTGATAAAGATGGTCACCTGGACAAGGATGAATTTGCTGTG GCAATGCATTTGGTTTATAGAGCTCTTGAGAAAGAGCCAGTTCCTTCACTATTGCCCCCTTCTCTCATACCACCTtctaaaagaaagaagacacCTGTTTTTCCTGGTGCAGTTCCTGTTCTCCCTGCAAGTCCTCCACCAAAAGACAGCCTCCGTTCCACCCCTTCTCATGGTAGTGTCAACAGCCTCAACAGCACAGGGAGTTTGTCTCCCAAGCACAGCATCAAACAAGCACAG cCAGCTGTGAACTGGGTAGTACCAGTGTCAGAAAAAGTGAGATACGatgaaattttcttaaaaacagaCACAGACATGGATGGTTTTGTGAGTGGCCAAGAagtaaaagacatttttatgcATTCAGGTCTGTCTCAGAATCTCCTAGCACATATATG GGCTTTGGCAGATACAAGACAGATGGGAAAGCTCAGCAAAGACCAGTTTGCACTAGCAATGTATCTCATTCAGCAGAAGGTCAGTAAAGGGATTGATCCTCCACAAGTGTTGTCCCCAGATATGATCCCTCCCACGGAGAGGAACACTCCCATCCAG ACTCTGTCAGGTTACTTGACCCCTGTAGGAACTGAGATCTCAGCACTGACAGAAATGCGCCGT GACAGTTCAAGTTCTGTTGGCTCAGGAGAATTTACAGGGGTGAAGGAACTGGATGATATTAGCCAAGAAATTGCACAGCTGCAGAG agaaaaatacttGCTAGAGCAGGACAttagggaaaaagaagaatcaaTCAGGCAGAAAACCAATGAAGTTCAG GAACTTCAGAATGATTTAGATAGGGAAGCAAGCAACTTGCAAGAGCTGGAGGCTCAAAAACAAGATGCCCAAGACCGCCTGGATGAAATGGACCAGCAGAAAGCCAAACTCAAAGATATGCTGAGTGATGTAAGGCAGAAATGCCAGGAAGAAACCCAGGTG ATTTCATCACTAAAAATGCAGATTCAGTCTCAGGAATCAGATTTAAAATCCCAGGAAGATGACCTTAATAGAGCAAAAGCTGAGCTGAATCGTCTCCAGCAGGAAGAGACTCAGCTTGAGCAGAGCATCCAGGCTGGAAAAGTACAGCTTGAAACAATAATCAAATCTCTCAAATCaacacaggaagaaataaaCCAG GCAAGAAGCAAACTTTCTCAGCTTCAAGACAGCCATCAAGAAGTCAGTAAGAGTATAGAAGAATATAGTGAAGCTCTCAATGGGATTCATGGTGGCAGCCTGACAAATTTAGCAGATATAAGTGAAGGCATTGGGCACCCAGAACGAAGCAATTATGGAGCTATG GACGATCCATTTAAGAATAAAGCCTTGATGTTTACCAATAATACACAAGAATTGCACACAGACCCATTCCAGTCAGAAGATCCTTTCAAATCTGACCCATTTAAGGGAGCAGACCCTTTCAAAGGCA GTGATCCCTTCCAGCATGATCCTTTTGCAGAACAaccacctgctccagcag ATCCATTTGGAGGTGACCCATTTAAGGAAAGTGACCCATTTCGTAGCTCTGCCCCTGAAGATTTCTTCAAGAAACCAGTGAAAAGTGACCCCTTTACCTCAGACCCATTCACAAAACCTCCTGCTTTACCCTCAAAG CCTGACCCTTTTGAAAGCAGTGACCCTTTTACATCTTCTGGTGTCTCTTCAAAAGGTCcag ATCCATTTGGAACACTGGACCCATTTGGAAGTGGTGCTTTCAGCAGTGGTGAGGGCTTTGCAGACTTCAGTCAGATGTCAAAG TCAGTAGCTTCAGACCCCTTTGCCTCCTCTTTTGGAGGGGTGGGATTCTCAGATGACCCTTTCAAAAGCAAATCAGACACACCAGCATTACCACCGAAGAAAAATGTCCCTCCACGACCCAAGCCACCCAGTG TGTGTGGACCCCAATTTGAATAA